Part of the Candidatus Berkelbacteria bacterium genome is shown below.
CCAAAAATCATCGCCGCCTTGCCTTCAATAAAAGCCTGAACATCGCCTGGCATAGAGGTGTTCCAGGAATAGTAAGATTTGGCTGGATCGGCAAAACCGGTAAAGCGTTCTAATGCCTCTGTGCCCTTGAAAACAGTTTGGCCAACGGCATTTTTAACGCCTAAATGAAAGCTTGCGTTGGTGTGCTCGGGCGAAACCATCTCGGCGCCGTTTTGGAGCATGAGCGCGTAGACAACGTCTTCGGCGCGCGAAATGTTGTTGGCGGTGCCGGCGGCGAGACCAGAGACGCTAATACTCCCATCGGGATTTTTTTCAGTGAGAAGTTCAACCGCGCGCTGGAGCTTGTCGTAGGTATTGAGCGGATCGCGGAGCAAGTCAGCCTCTTCATCGCGGTCGACATCTTCGAGTTCAGAGATTTTTTTGTTGAAAACGGCGGTGTTTTTCCAGATGCCGAGGGTGTCAACATAGTAAGGCAAGCCATAAATGCTTCCATCGTACACCACATCTTGCGTAACGACCGGGGCAAACAGGGCTTTGAGGGCATCTTCATCGGTTTGATTGCTGTTTTTACCGAGGAGACCATTGGGCATCGGGACGAGTTTATTCTTGTGTCGCGGAAGCCAATCGTTACGGATCGACCAAATATCCGGCCCCTCGCCCGCGGCGAGCGCTTCAGCGGTAGTCAGTTCGAACTCGCTCGCGCTCATGAGTGTGTATTCAAGTGTGATCGCGGGATTGTCGCGCTCGAACTCCTCGATAATCGGTTCAAAAACCTCGGCGCTATCAAAGGTGCGCCAGATCTTGAGCGTGACTGGTTCGGTTTGGCCAGCGATGCCGCTACTTTGACTGCTTGAAGATTTCCGGCCGATACAGCCAGTTAAGAGTATTGGAATCAAGGCAAGCGCTAAAGCTCGCCCAAACCATTTAATTGGAGTTTTCTGACTCACTTCCCCTCCGTATTTACATTACATTGTATCACGCGCGCAGAACTTTAATGAGAAACTCACGAAACTCTGCTTTGAGATCTTCGCGTTTGAGAGCGAATTCAACAACGGTTTTCAGGTACTCCAATTTATTGCCGGTGTCATAGTAGCGGCCGCCGGCGATCTCTCGAACATAAGCTTTCCGTTTTTTACTCAAAGCATCGATCGCATTGGCAAGAAAAATCTCGTTGCCGTGACCGGGGCGGGTGTGCTCAAGCTCAGTAAAAATGTCCGGCGTTAGCACATAACAACCATCGGCTAAAAGATCAGAAGGCGCTTCATTGGGCAACGGTTTTTCGACCAAACGATTCAAGATTGAAGTGTGCGGCGTTCTGGTTGGAGTGATGTCAAAAATTCCATAGCGGCTGGCATCCTCTTCTCGGGCAAGTTTGACGCCTGACAGAACCGGCTCGCCGAACTCTTGAAATGTTTCCAAGCACTGTTTCAGCCTTGGAGTTTCCGCCCAGGTAAATTGATCACCCCAAAGAACGGCAAACGGTTCGTCGCCAATCACATGTCGAGCGTTCAAAACCGGTGTGCCGTTGCCGTAAGGACCTTTTTGGCGAATGTAGACAAAATTAGCCATCTCGGCGATTCGGCGCACCTCTTCGATTTGGCTCTGTTTCTCGGCTGCTTCGAGACGTTTTTCCAGCTCGAATGGATAATCGAAGTGATCTTCAATCGAGCGTTTATGCCAGCCAGTGACGATAATAATGTCTTCGATGCCCGAGGCGACAGCCTCTTCCACGACATATTGAATGACTGGTTTATCAACAACCGGAAGCATCTCTTTTGGCATTGCCTTGGTGGCGGGTAAAAAACGAGTTCCAAATCCTGCCGCCGGAATGACGGCTTTGCGAACCTTGGCCATAACACCTCTTCACTAGCGCGTTTTAATTGTCAGACGGCGCGCGCGAGTCTTGGTAAGTTTGGGAATTGTGATTGTGAGAATGCCGTTTTTAAGGTCGGCGTTGGCGTTGTCGGCATCCACCGAGGTGGGCAGAACATACGACCGCGAAAATGAACCCCAGTAACACTCTTGAACGAAATAGTTTTCACGTGTAATCGTATCGCCAAACTGGCGTTCGCCTTTGATCGTGACCATGTCGTCGGTGATGGCAATGTCGAGGTTTTCAGGCAAAACACCAGCAATTGGCGCCTTAATAACCACCGAGTCTTCAGTTTGATAGGCGTCGATTGCCAATTGCCCGCCGCTATCTTCTTCCAACCAGTCGTCGCTGGCCACATCCGTAGTTTGTTTGTCTGTCATTAAACCCATGCCGCCTCCTCTATTTATATATTAGAGAGGCAATGAGTAATAGGCAAGAGATGATTTAGGGCGCTTCATCATAGGCGAGGGTAAGAGCGGCGCGTTCGCGAAAGCCAGCTTGGGCAAGACAGCGAGCGGCTTCGGCAAGAGTGGCGCCAGTAGTGCAAATATCATCGATCAGTAAAACAGGCCCTTGAATTTCAGGGCCTGTCCATTTAAAAACGCCGCTCACATTTTTTTGCCGCTCGCGGCGCGAAAGCCCAACTTGACTCCGCGTTTCTTGGATTCGCTGAAGTTGAGTCCTGACAGGTATGTGAGTTAACTCGGAGAGGGCGCGAGCAAGTAGAAAAGCTTGATTATAACCACGGGATCGCAAACGCTGGGGGCTGATTGGGATTGGAATGAGCGCCGACCAAGACGTGTGTTTAAGAATAGTTTGCCAACGACTATATGCATGAGCCGCAAACTCGTCGAAGGCGGCCGAGAGCCCCTGATATTTTAACTTGTGGAGAGCGCGTTTCAGGGGTTGTTTTTGGTAACTCCCGAAACAGCCAAGCGCCTTGAGGTTCAGAGATTGTTGGTGCGTTTTGCACAGCGCGTTCGGCGCGAACGTAGTTCGTCGACAAATCTGGCATTGAGTTGGCGAGAGCGAGAGCGCGCTTTCATGAATACAAGTTTTGCAAAACCAATTTCCTCGTCGCTGGCAACCTAGACAAAAGGTTGGGCAGAGACAATCTCCAATTTCATTAAAAATAAGTTTAAGCATACGCGGGCTTTACTCTTATCTTTTCACCAGAGATGATATTAACATGAGTTCGCAGTCAGCGCCGATCGCAAATTTTTTTAGCAATCGTTTGGCTTATGTCGTTTCGGCTCTCTTTAGTCCATTCTTAATTTTGCCGGCGTTAATTGTCGCCGCAACCTGGCGTGTTGCCGCCTCCCCGCCGCAATTTGTAGCTTGGGTCGGCATCCCCTTCCTTTTTCTCTTTATCATACCGACCGCTTATATTGCGAACGAAGTTCGAGCGCGGCGGATGAGCGATATTCATATTATGGTCCGCGAACAGCGCGCGATGGCATTTTTAGTTTTTCTAGTTTCGGCCGCCGTTGCGATTGGCATCTACTGGTGGATAAAAGTTCCCGCGTCGCTCCTTATTTTAGGCGTTGTTGTTTTCTTAAATGCGTTATTTGCGGCTTTCATTACGCTTTTTTGGAAGATCAGCATTCATGCCTGGGTGCTTTCGGGTGCGGTCACGGCCTTTGCGCTGATTGTCGATTCGCCTTTTGCCTGGTGGATTTTACTTTTTATTCCGCTCGTCATTTGGTCGCGAATCTATCGCGGCCGCCACACAGTTTTGCAAGGGTTGATGGGGGCATTGATTGGCGCGAGCGCCACTTATGCGCTCTATCTTCTAATTCGGAGCACTTAGAATTAGAACTTAGTCGAAAAGTGAGAAAGTTCTAAATTTGCTATAATAAATATATATGCGTTGGCTCGACCGAGCGATCATATTTTTTTCTGCACTCTTGAGCGCAGTCTTGATGGTAATTCCGCAAAGTGTTGCGGCGGTTGATTTTAATTCTTCAAATATTATTTCCAACAGTGAGTTTATCGATACAAATTCAATGACCGCGCCGGAAATTCAGCGTTTCTTGGAAGACCGGGGCGGTTTTTTAAAAGATTTTACAGAAAACGGCCGCTCGGCCGCGCAAATCATTTACGATGCCTCTCACGGTTACGGTGATGCTTCGGGCGCGATCAACGGCATCGCGCTGACAACGAGTACCGGCACGGTGAGTCCGAAAGTGATCCTGGTCACCCTTCAAAAAGAGCAAAGTCTGCTGACAATGACATCCCAAAACGACAGCGCCTTGCGGGCGGCGATGGGCTATGCTTGTCCGGATTCGGGCGGGTGTAACTCTAACTATGCTGGTTTTACCAAGCAAGTTGAGAACGGCGCTTGGCAGTTGCGCTATAACTATGAGCGTTCACAGGCTACAGGCTTTGGCGATTATCAAGTGGGTCAATCATTTTGTTTTGACGATTTTAACGGCACTAACTGCGGCACATATGAAAATCGCGCCACCGCCGCGCTCTACCGCTACACGCCGCATGTTTATAATGGGAACTACAATTTCCATAATCTCTACTACAACACCTACAACTTCACTGGGCCGGAGTTCGCGGCGACCCTAATTTCTTGGTCAAGTTCGGCTGGGCTTTATCAGTATCCTTCGGTAAGCAGTGGTCAGGATGCCACCTTGCAGGTCACACTGCGAAATATGGGGCGCACGACTTGGCAAAGAGGGGCGGTGAATTTAGGCACGGAACAGAATCGCGACCGCATCACCGGTTTCAATCGTGGAACGGGCTGGCGATCAGGAAATCGAGTTTCGTTGGTTGAAGTCTCGGTTGCGCCGGGTGAAAATGGCACCTTTAATTTTGTGGTTTCGCCGCCTTATTCTCTTCAAAGCGGCACTTATCGAGAACACTTCCGCCTCGTGGCCGATGGCATCAGCTGGTTTGGGCCAGAGTTATTCTGGGATATTTCAGTGACGGCGAGTTATCAGGCATCAGTCAGTTCATGGTCAACTTCAAGCGGTTCGCATACTTATCCAAGCGTAACTCGGGGCGGAAATGGCACAAATATAATTTTGAGAGTTCAAAATACTGGCGCGGCAATTTGGCAGAGAGGGACGGTGAATTTAGGCAGTGATCAGCCGCGCGATCGCGGCACGGGCTTTTTGCGCGAGTCGGGCACTGGAGTGGCTTCGGGCTGGGTCTCACAGAATCGAATCCAGATGCAAGAGAGTTCAGTCCCGCCTGGTGAAACAGCGACTTTCTCCTTCTGGCTTCAAGCGCCATCGAATATGCGCCCGGGGACTTACCGAGAACACTATCGTCTGGTGGCGGATGGATTAGATTGGTTCGGACCCGAGTACTACTGGGATTTTGATTTTCCTTTGGAGTCAAAACAGATTGCTCTAATTGACGACTCTCCAGCTCGGAAAGTTCAAGTGGGCGAGGAAACCACTCACCACTCACCACTCATCACTCACCTGCTTACTTTCAGCGAATCGCCAGATGCGGTAAAACTCGCTTGCGCTCTTAATCTTTCTGAAGATGCGGTCGAAATTAATCAGGCAACTCAAACCGCTATTATCTCGGGTGAGATTCCTGATTTGAGCAAGCTGGCCGCCGTGTTGCCAACCCTCGAGAGTGTGGAAGCCGATGAGCCAATTCGAATCTTCTCAACCCCGAATGACCCCAGGTATAGTAGTCAGGCAACGACTTTCTCGCAAATGAACATGCAAGCCGGCTGGGATTACGTGCAGGGCAAAACGAGCGCTGTCATTGCCGTCATTGATACCGGCGTAGACGGAACGCACGAAGATTTAACCGGCAAGGTATTGGCAGGCAGAAATATCTCGGCCAATACCGCGATCGCGGCTAATACTGACTCGGATGACAATGGGCATGGCACGAATATCGCCGGCATCGCGGCGGCGGGCGGCGATAATTCCATTGGAATGACAGGGGTTGATTGGCAGGCGCGAATTTTGCCAATCAAAGCTTTCAATAGTGATGGATTGGCAGAGACTTCAGATATCGTTTCGGCGATTGAGTATGCTATTAATCAGAATGCGACCGTGATTACGATGAGTTTTGGTCGCTCAACACCTTCAGATGCGTTAGAAGCGGCGGTTAATAGCGCCGCCAGTCGCGGCATTCTTCTTGTCGCGGCGGCTGGCAATACGGGCGAGAGTTCAGTTTACTATCCCGCGGCTTATGAAAATGTGATTGCGGCCGGCGCCGTGCAGGCCGATAATGCTCGTGCCAGTTTTTCTAATTACGGTAGCGCTCTTGATTTAATGGCGCCGGGTGTTTCAGTAATCGCAACTGCCGACGGCGGGGGGTATGAAGCCGTGAGCGGCACGTCATTTGCTGTGCCTTTCATTGCTGGCATCTCAACCTTGGTGAAGGATTTTCATAGTAGCGCCAGTGCGAGTGATGTAACGAGTATTTTAAACTCGACGGCCACCAAGGTTAGCGGTATGAACGGCAATCTGCGAACCGATGAATATGGCAACGGTGTTGTGAATTTAGCCGATGCGCTTGTTAGCGCTGGAGACTATCAGGCTTCGACAATTTCTTGGTCAACCAGTAACGGTTTATTTACCTATCCAACTCTCTCTTTGGGTGGCAGTGGCGCGAATGTCATTCTCACAGTGCGAAATACCGGTACCTCGCGCTGGTTTCGCGATCTGGTGCATCTAGGCGCCGATCAGCCGCGCGATCGCGGCACGGGCTTTTTGCGCGAGTCGGGCACTGGAGTGGCTTCGGGCTGGGTCTCACAGAATCGAATCCAGATGCAAGAGAGTTCAGTCCCGCCTGGTGAAACAGCGACTTTCTGGATTAGATTGGTTCGGACCCGAGTACTACTGGGATTTTCGGGTTTTATCAGAACTCGATGGGTATGGAGCAAGCACCTTAAACTGGTCAACCTCGGATGGACTTTTTACCTATCCAAGTGTTATTCGAGGTGGAGCTGGCACGAATATCGTGTTACGGGTCCGGAATACCGGCACAACGACCTGGATACAAGAGACTGTTCATCTAGGCGCCGATCAGCCGCGCGATCGCGGCACGGGCTTTTTGCGCGAGTCGGGCACTGGAGTGGCTTCGGGCTGGGTCTCACAGAATCGAATCCAGATGCAAGAGAGTTCAGTCGCTCCGGGTGAAACCGCCACCTTTTCATTTTGGTTACAAGCGCCGTCCGGAATGAGTCCGGGCACCTATCATGAACACTTCAAAGTCGTAGCCGATGGTCTGGGTTGGTTTGGTTCAGAAGCGTACTGGGATGTTATCGTGAGATAAGGCGCAAATCACTAGATCAACACTACGGTCTAATTCACTTCATTGGCCTTGAACTAGATATGTCTCTACAGAATCAGCACAAACAAGCTCAACAGGCGCTTTATGACGCTCATCTCCTCGATGATCTTGCCGCGGGCGCCGGAACCTTTGGATTTCGCAAGCCCAAGTTATTGCGCGATCTCGCTTTTGCGCGTTGGCTTGCCCGCCTTGAACTTAAAAGCGGTGAGCAAGTGCTGGATGTTGGTTGTAATGCCGGCGCTCGACTTGAAGCTCTTCGGCGCGAATACGGGATCGAGGGCACGGGCATTGATCTTTCGCCGAAGACAATTGCGCTTGGCCAAAAACATTTTCCAGCGTTGACCCTTCAGGTGGGAGACGCCGAACTTTTGCCTTATCAGGAAAATTCTTTTGACACAGTCATTAGTTTCGAAACCTTTGAGCATCTGCCCAACCCTGGCAAGGCGTTGGCAGAAATCGGTCGTGTTGTTAGGCCTGGTGGTTGGGTGTTGATTTACGCTATTTCACGACGCAATGCTGGCACTTGGCATTGGCTTCAATCTAAGTTGAGCGGCGGTCGCTTGGGCACGGGCGCCTTGCGCGATCATCTTCCCGAACTTCTTGTTCCACCAGAATGCTTTCCAGCTTGGTCTCAAAAAGCGGGACTCAAGATCCAACAGAGAGGTCTTTTGCATCAATTTTTTACCCTTTTGCATGATGAACCTTGGAGCGCCTTCCTCGCAACACTTGCCCCCAAACGCTCTCGGCCACGACTTGATACAATAAAAATGGCAGGCAATCTACCTCGCGCGCCGGGCAAGTTTTTTATGCTCTACCGCGTCTGGCTTCATGGCATGGAGATTGTCATGAGTCTTTTGGATTTACCCTGGCAAATGGCACGAGTAAGCGATGGTATTTTTGTTTTATTGAAAAAACAAGAATTGTGATTAGGAGGGGCAAGATCTTGAAGCGTCAAAGTATTATCTCGGGATTCATCTTCGGGCTACTTTTAGGCGTACTTGGACTTCGTCTTTACCTCTTGTTTTGGGGCTATTTTCAATATGAATTTATTGTGCCGCCGGGGGGAGATCCAGCTGTTCATTTACAATTTATCAATGCGATTCAGCGTGGCACGTTTCAAATTGGCGCCTATCCGCCGGCTTTTCATTTTATTGTTGCCTGGCTCGCACAAGCGCTGGCCTTGCCCACAGTTACAATTTTAATTCTCGTCGGTCCCTTTTTAGTTGTATTGCCGGCGCTCGCGGTGTTTTTGCTCGCTCGAGCTTGGTTTGATCGCGTTACTGCGCTCTTGGCGGCCGCTCTAATTGGCCTGACTGGCGCGAGTCCGATTCTCGCTTATATGGATGGGAATTATCCAAATTTAATCGCTGGCGGCTTCTTCCTGATCCTTGGCATTACGGCGCTTGTTCTGGGGCTACGGAAACAGCCAGTTTTTTACAGCACACTTGCGAGCCTGTCTTTTTTAGCGGTGGCTTTATTCCATCACCTTACTTACGGTCTTCTGCTTGCGATTCTAGTGGTTTACTTCCTCGCTCTGTGGATTTTGAAATGGTTTAAAATTGGCTCGGTGCCATATTTGCGAACTGTGAGCTGGATAGTGTTGCCCTCGCTCTTGCTCACCGTCGCAGTCGCTCTTCTCTTGGCTGGGCCCGAAGTGATCTTGCCGGCGCTCCGCGATCTTTTAGGCGGTCAGCCGCCATCTATTTTTGATTCAGCGCTTCGAACGCCAATTCGTCTAGGGCAATACAATGAAATTGTTGGTCCGGTTGTGGTGGTGAGCGGTATTTTGGGTATCATCTTTTTGATTCAGCGCCGTGATTTGCCTTGGGAACGTCGACTCTTCTTGCTCCTTTGGATTGGGATTGTGTTTGCTCTTTCACGAACTCAATTTTCTGGTCTGCCAGCGCGATTTGCGCGAGAACTCGGCATCCCCTTGGCGCTTTCGGGTGGACTTTTGGGCACATCGCTCATGAAACTTTCAACCGATCGTTCTCATCAATTGGCAAGTGGAGCGATTCTCGCTCTCTTCCTGGTTTCGCAAACAGTGATGCTCACAACTGGCCCAGCCCAACTCCCCGAATCCTTTAGTCGACTCATCTGGTTTGACAAATCTGACCAAGAGAAGCTTGCTTATCTTGAAGACTTGCCAGTGGGAAGCCGAATTTTGGCGACACCCAGCTCGCCCTACTATGAAGCTCTGTTACCGGAGTATAAATTTTCCGCACTCGCGGCAATGGATCTCACGAATGAGCGTAAGACCGGGCAATTAATTCAATCCCGCGCCGACTATTTGTTTGTAGATACCTTGCCGGCGACTAATCCTGATCCAATTGCGTATCCATATTTTGCCAACTACGATCGGGCGCGAGTCGCCCTTGAAAATTATAGTGGAGCGAGAATTATCAAGACCTTCGCGGATGGTTCAGTTGTGAAACGCGTGATCGCCACCTTGCCAGCCGTGCAGTAAGAAGTAGATGGTGAGTGACGAGAGTTTTTTATTCGAGCTTGTCGAGAATCACCCTTTACTATCTATTACTCACTCTTCATTATTTATTAAGAATGAAGATCGCCATTATTTTGGGCACGCGCCCAGAAATTATTAAACTCGCCCCAATTCTTCGTCGCATCCAGGCGTCCGAGAATGAGCTTATGCTCATCCATACTAATCAGCACTACTCGGCAAATATGGACGGGGTATTCTTTAAGGAATTAGCTTTGCCAGCGCCAGACTCTAATCTTGGGGTTGGTTCAGGTACGCATGGCGCTCAAACTGGTTTAATGCTTGCCAGGCTCGAGAAGGCGTTGAACATGAATCGACCGGACGCAGTTCTAGTTCAGGGAGATACTAATACAGTTTTAGCAGGCGCCTTGGCGGCGGTGAAGCTTGGTATTCAAGTCGGTCACGTGGAAGCGGGGCTTCGAAGTTACGACCGAACGATGCCGGAAGAGATCAATCGCGTTCTGACCGACCATGCGGCCGATATTTTATTTGCGCCCACTCAAAATGCGGCCCAGCTTTTACATGCCGAAGGTATTCCTAGCGAACGAATCGAGGTTACTGGTAATACGATCGTGGATGCAATAAACGATCATCGTGAGTTAGTCAATTCACGTTCGTATATTCTATCCACGCTAAAGCTAGAGCCTCGAGGTTATTTGCTTTTAACCCTGCATCGGCCAGCGAATGTTGACCGACGAGAAACGCTCGCTGAAATTATTATAGGAATCACGAACGTGGCACGAATAACTCAACTGCCGGTAGTCTTTCCGGCGCATCCTCGAACAGTTAAACAGCTTGAGCAATTCAAGCTCACGCTTCCGGTTTCATTTCGTCAAATTAAGCCAATCGGCTACCTAGATTTTCTAGGCTTAGAAGCAAATGCCGAGCTTATTCTCACGGACTCCGGCGGAATTCAAGAAGAAGCCTGTGTCCTGCGAGTGCCTTGCGTGACCATCCGAGAAAACACCGAACGTCCCGAAACTCTGGCAGTAGGCGCTAACGAATTGGCAGGTCTAACCTCAATCGGCATTCAAGCGGCGAGTGCCAAAATGCTTGCGCAAGCTCGAACTTGGCAAAATCCTTTTGGCGATGGTCGCGCGAGCGATCGAATTCTTCACAAATTATCCACAAGGTTTTCCACACTGCCTGCAACGGGCTTTGCTAGTGTTAAGGGTCATGGCGACCACAACTTCTAAAGCCGAAGTTTTAAGGCGAGCTTTGGCGCGGCAAGCGCCGGTGTTGGCGCTTGAAGCGCACGACGCTCCATCAGCTAAAATCGTTGAAGAAGCCGGTTTCGATGCCGTTTGGGCTTCAGGTTTGACGATTTCTATTACTCACGGCGTCCCCGATCTCGGTCTTTTAGATCGATCTGAAATGCTCACGACCGTGAAATGCATAAATGACGCCACAACCCTGCCGGTGATTGTTGATGTCGATGATGGTTATGGCGGCATTCGAAATGTGATTCAACTTGTTAAGGAATGCGAGGCGATCGGTGTTGCGGCAATTATTATTGAAGAAAAAGGGCGAACAACCAAGGCCAATTCCCTTGATCAAAATGCGCATCACTCTTTGGAAGAGATTGACGTTTTCTCGGCAAAACTTAGAGCCGCTAAGCAATATCAACGCTCGCCTCACTTTCTCGTGGTGGCCCGGATTGAGGCCTTGATCGCGGGTTTGTCCGTTGAAGAAGCGCTAAAGCGCGCCAATACCTATACAGATGCGGGTGCAGATGCGATCGTGATTCACTGGAACAAAAAAGATCCCAGTTTAGTTTACAATTTTATCGATCAGTTTAAGGATCGGGTGCCGGTAATTGTCATCCCAACGAGTTATAGCCAGATTCCTGCCTCGGAACTTGCCAGTCGCGGCGTTAAGCTAGTGATCTATGCCAACCATCTAAGACGGGCCTCAATCACAACGATGCGCGCGATTGCTGCCCGGATTCGAAATGATGAGCGCACCTCTGAAGTGGAGGCTGAAATCGCTTCGGTGAAAGATCTTTGGAATATGGTTGGCACACACGAGGTCATGGCCTACGAAGAACGCTTACTGCGAGAAAGCAAGGCGCCGATCAATGCTCTTATTCTCGCGGCCGGAGAGACTAAGGAGCTTGGGCGAATCACCGACTTGCCGGTCGCGCTCATGCAGATCAATAAGAAGAGTTTCCTTGAGTGGCAGGCACATGCATATCGGGCGGTTGGCGTTGAGGCGGTTGGCGTCGTGACCGGTTGGCGAGCCGAGAAAATCACTCTGCCCGGGTTTACCTATATTAAGAATCCTGACTATGCCAAAACAGGAATCTATCATACCCTTCAAAAGGCAAAAAAATTTTTGACCGCCGAGACCCTAGTGTCTTATGGCGATATTTATTTTTCGGATGATCCAGTGCGTCGCATTCTCGTTGAACTTGAGAATGGGCAAGCTGATATCGTCATCGCCGTCGACCCGAATATAAAATATGGTCTTGTCTCTAATGACAAAGAGCTGGTTATGACCGAGGAAGAAACCTCGTCATTGGGAAGTCGGATGGCGCATCTATCGGAAAAACCGCGTGTCCTCAAGGTGAGCAAGAAGCTAGTTGGCAACGCGATCGCGGGCGAGTTTATCGGTTTGGCTGGTTTTTCCAAATCAGCAATAACCGCCTTATTACTTTTGCCTGAATCTCAACCTGAAACAGACTGGCGCCAGGCGGATTTATGTGACGCGCTTAATACCTTGATTGCTCAAGGAATTCAAATTCGGGCAATTCCAGCGCCGTTCTGGTATGAAATTGATAAAACCGCTGACGTGCTTAATCTTTTAAGCACCAGTATGGTTTAGTTAGCAAGGAGGGTGTGTGGCAGTCGAACCAGTTAAATTTTGGCAAGCGCTTGAAAAAGAGAATCTCGGTCCAATTTTTCAAGTTCCATGCTCGATATTCAAAAATTTTCTGAACTTTTGTTATGACACCGACAAGGAAGTCTA
Proteins encoded:
- a CDS encoding isocitrate lyase/phosphoenolpyruvate mutase family protein, with protein sequence MATTTSKAEVLRRALARQAPVLALEAHDAPSAKIVEEAGFDAVWASGLTISITHGVPDLGLLDRSEMLTTVKCINDATTLPVIVDVDDGYGGIRNVIQLVKECEAIGVAAIIIEEKGRTTKANSLDQNAHHSLEEIDVFSAKLRAAKQYQRSPHFLVVARIEALIAGLSVEEALKRANTYTDAGADAIVIHWNKKDPSLVYNFIDQFKDRVPVIVIPTSYSQIPASELASRGVKLVIYANHLRRASITTMRAIAARIRNDERTSEVEAEIASVKDLWNMVGTHEVMAYEERLLRESKAPINALILAAGETKELGRITDLPVALMQINKKSFLEWQAHAYRAVGVEAVGVVTGWRAEKITLPGFTYIKNPDYAKTGIYHTLQKAKKFLTAETLVSYGDIYFSDDPVRRILVELENGQADIVIAVDPNIKYGLVSNDKELVMTEEETSSLGSRMAHLSEKPRVLKVSKKLVGNAIAGEFIGLAGFSKSAITALLLLPESQPETDWRQADLCDALNTLIAQGIQIRAIPAPFWYEIDKTADVLNLLSTSMV